One window from the genome of Myxococcus fulvus encodes:
- a CDS encoding SDR family oxidoreductase, with product MSRHVFLTGVTGFVGKVVLEALLHQGVERVTVLVRESKDRQGRVQSATERFAKVAQAACFSRLPAGWTQQVDVVSGDLEQPACGLSATDRDAVRGSVTHVVHCAASVEFDLPLAQATSANIRSALSVLELARECPKVVGMVDVSTAYVSVWRPGPIEERLAHLPKPASELYEAFQVAEGDGREWLTLTGHPNTYTLTKSVAEHLICQRRGHVPVVIVRPSIVSAAHRTPFPAWLDSPAALAGCLLYSGLGVVRAFNADPSVRLDVVPVDVVASEVVRAVFGPMPAEGQPVPIVHATMGVQRALRIDMAAAATIEWFKHRPGVVKAPDMFVGRKDHGFDAADLVRRELPVQLQKAALTVLGQSKALRKLVRADQKVQYLNEGFSYFTHHTFDFVRASALEVPGFEPREYVRVVNEGMYRHLLSRDESQVSFAGPKHDDGRADSTWLKERPAANTTLKVFGYALRKTFRHCTSDVTFDRPSFERAMAQVPPGALVVLAPTHRSYFDFLLTSYLCFQHPELGISMPHIAAAEEFGRIPVVGPILKDSQAFFIKRGVGREVPELGEELRRLTEKNASLMFFIEGQRSRARLMLPPKRGLLRALQNTGRQFVVLPVAISYDRLPEEASLCEELSGKPRPKMTLTGVMSWLGKLARGQVQLGRVHVACGQPQAMGPDTDVRALSHTVMAELQRHTAVSSFHLRAFLAEHPIPGVDEAWLKDAIERRGGRVIASELPVPSPLTPTLAHSLRNQWQNWFAGDVLARQPGNPALETHLSRYRWCATPLAEMGDVRVDAVVKALFEPVVRDYLEATKVSAPCELKAVPVAHRPHLDGVVQALLSLDIVKPSGDDLEWGPNAAQLAQFQQACAWRGEVQS from the coding sequence ATGTCCCGCCATGTCTTTCTCACCGGCGTCACCGGCTTCGTCGGCAAGGTGGTGCTGGAGGCGCTGCTGCACCAGGGCGTCGAGCGCGTCACCGTGCTGGTCCGCGAGTCCAAGGACCGTCAGGGCCGCGTGCAGTCGGCCACCGAGCGCTTCGCCAAGGTGGCCCAGGCCGCCTGCTTCTCGCGCCTGCCGGCCGGCTGGACCCAGCAGGTCGACGTGGTGAGCGGGGATTTGGAGCAGCCCGCCTGCGGCCTGTCCGCCACGGACCGGGACGCCGTGCGTGGCAGCGTCACGCACGTGGTGCACTGCGCGGCGAGCGTGGAGTTCGACCTGCCGCTCGCGCAGGCGACGTCCGCCAACATCCGCAGCGCGCTGTCCGTGCTGGAGCTGGCGCGCGAGTGCCCCAAGGTCGTGGGCATGGTCGACGTGTCGACCGCGTACGTCAGCGTCTGGCGCCCCGGCCCCATCGAGGAGCGGCTGGCGCACCTGCCCAAGCCCGCCTCGGAGCTCTACGAGGCGTTCCAGGTGGCGGAAGGCGACGGCCGCGAGTGGCTGACGCTCACCGGCCACCCCAACACCTATACGCTCACCAAGAGCGTCGCCGAGCACCTCATCTGCCAGCGGCGCGGCCACGTGCCCGTGGTCATCGTGCGCCCCAGCATCGTGTCGGCCGCGCACCGCACGCCCTTCCCCGCCTGGCTCGACAGCCCGGCCGCGCTCGCCGGGTGCCTCTTGTACAGCGGCCTGGGCGTGGTGCGGGCCTTCAACGCGGACCCGTCGGTGCGCCTGGACGTGGTGCCGGTGGACGTGGTGGCCAGTGAGGTGGTGCGCGCGGTGTTCGGCCCCATGCCGGCCGAAGGCCAGCCGGTGCCCATCGTCCACGCCACCATGGGCGTGCAGCGGGCGCTGCGCATCGACATGGCGGCCGCGGCCACCATCGAGTGGTTCAAGCACCGCCCCGGCGTGGTGAAGGCGCCCGACATGTTCGTCGGCCGCAAGGACCACGGCTTCGACGCCGCCGACCTGGTGCGGCGCGAGCTGCCCGTGCAGCTGCAGAAGGCCGCCCTGACGGTGCTCGGGCAGAGCAAGGCCCTGCGCAAGCTCGTGCGCGCGGACCAGAAGGTCCAGTACCTCAACGAGGGCTTCTCGTACTTCACGCACCACACCTTCGACTTCGTGCGCGCCTCTGCGCTGGAGGTCCCCGGCTTCGAGCCGCGCGAGTACGTGCGCGTGGTGAACGAGGGCATGTACCGCCACCTGCTGTCGCGCGACGAGTCGCAGGTGTCCTTCGCCGGGCCCAAGCACGATGACGGGCGCGCGGACAGCACGTGGCTCAAGGAGCGCCCGGCCGCCAACACCACGCTCAAGGTGTTCGGCTATGCGCTGCGCAAGACGTTCCGCCACTGCACCAGCGACGTGACGTTCGACCGGCCCTCGTTCGAGCGCGCGATGGCGCAGGTGCCCCCGGGCGCGCTGGTGGTGCTGGCGCCCACGCACCGCAGCTACTTCGACTTCCTGCTCACCAGCTACCTGTGCTTCCAGCACCCGGAGCTGGGCATCTCCATGCCGCACATCGCCGCGGCGGAGGAGTTCGGCCGAATCCCCGTGGTGGGGCCCATCCTCAAGGACTCGCAGGCCTTCTTCATCAAGCGCGGCGTGGGCCGCGAGGTGCCGGAGCTGGGCGAGGAGCTGCGCCGGCTCACCGAGAAGAACGCCTCGCTCATGTTCTTCATCGAGGGTCAGCGCAGCCGCGCGCGGCTGATGCTGCCGCCCAAGCGGGGCCTGCTGCGTGCCCTGCAGAACACGGGGCGCCAGTTCGTCGTCCTGCCCGTGGCCATCTCCTACGACCGGCTCCCGGAGGAGGCTTCGCTGTGCGAGGAGCTGTCCGGCAAGCCGCGCCCGAAGATGACGCTCACGGGCGTCATGTCGTGGCTGGGCAAGCTGGCGCGTGGACAGGTCCAGCTGGGCCGCGTGCACGTGGCGTGCGGACAGCCCCAGGCCATGGGCCCGGACACGGACGTGCGCGCGCTGAGCCACACGGTGATGGCCGAGCTGCAGCGCCACACCGCGGTGAGCAGCTTCCACCTGCGCGCGTTCCTCGCCGAGCACCCGATTCCGGGCGTCGACGAGGCGTGGCTGAAGGACGCCATCGAGCGGCGGGGCGGGCGCGTCATCGCCAGCGAGCTGCCGGTGCCCTCGCCCCTGACTCCGACGCTGGCGCACTCGCTGCGCAACCAGTGGCAGAACTGGTTCGCGGGCGACGTGCTGGCGCGCCAGCCGGGCAACCCCGCGCTGGAGACGCACCTGTCGCGCTACCGCTGGTGCGCCACGCCGCTGGCGGAGATGGGCGATGTGCGCGTCGACGCGGTGGTGAAGGCGCTCTTCGAGCCCGTGGTGCGCGACTACCTGGAGGCGACGAAGGTGAGCGCGCCCTGCGAGCTGAAGGCCGTGCCGGTGGCGCACCGTCCGCACCTGGACGGCGTGGTGCAGGCGCTCTTGTCGCTCGACATCGTGAAGCCCTCGGGTGACGACCTCGAGTGGGGTCCGAACGCGGCGCAGCTCGCCCAGTTCCAGCAGGCCTGCGCGTGGCGGGGCGAGGTGCAGTCGTGA
- a CDS encoding sensor histidine kinase, whose product MDSRAASRPSFWPMQFGGWGLYALLLIVTFLPAAASDGRAAHLLIAKGSRAMFGLLLTSLMRLGYQRLFPGGFTRQAAWAMVTSATFGVLWMVLAEVWATWLYDTYNWRTNRMMFARSALDYAVTLLGWSGLYFGIKHARAWQDERERALKADTLAQEARLASLRHQVRPHFLFNALTSVRALIGEDPARAKRMVTEMADFLRFSLQKGDSPHVPLEEELAMVRNYLSIESVRFEEKLDVHVSVMPGTERLSVPAFLIQPLVDNAVKHGLASGKLPVRVRLGVTREQDVLRILVENTGVWAPPAREMGPEGTGTGLRNVRERLAQLYAERARLETSEEEGWVRVRVELPAQEWTPILAEESHDAPAARVAGG is encoded by the coding sequence ATGGACTCCCGCGCGGCGTCGAGGCCCTCCTTCTGGCCGATGCAGTTCGGTGGCTGGGGGCTCTACGCGCTCCTGCTCATCGTCACCTTCCTGCCCGCGGCCGCCTCCGATGGGCGGGCGGCGCACCTGCTCATCGCCAAGGGCAGCCGGGCGATGTTCGGCCTGCTGCTCACCTCGCTGATGCGGCTGGGCTACCAGCGCCTGTTCCCCGGCGGCTTCACCCGTCAGGCCGCCTGGGCCATGGTCACCAGCGCGACGTTCGGCGTGCTGTGGATGGTCCTCGCCGAGGTGTGGGCCACGTGGCTGTATGACACATACAACTGGCGCACCAACCGCATGATGTTCGCCCGGTCCGCGCTCGACTACGCGGTGACGTTGCTGGGCTGGAGCGGGCTGTACTTCGGCATCAAGCACGCCCGGGCGTGGCAGGACGAGCGCGAGCGAGCGCTGAAGGCGGACACCCTGGCGCAGGAGGCGCGGCTGGCGTCGCTGCGGCACCAGGTGCGTCCGCACTTCCTGTTCAACGCGCTGACGTCGGTCCGCGCGCTGATTGGCGAGGACCCGGCGCGCGCCAAACGCATGGTCACGGAGATGGCGGACTTCCTGCGCTTCTCGCTCCAGAAGGGGGACAGCCCGCACGTGCCCCTGGAGGAGGAGCTCGCCATGGTGCGCAACTACCTGAGCATCGAGTCGGTGCGCTTCGAGGAGAAGCTGGACGTGCACGTGTCGGTGATGCCGGGCACCGAGCGGCTCTCCGTGCCGGCGTTCCTCATCCAGCCGCTGGTGGACAACGCGGTGAAGCACGGGCTGGCGTCGGGGAAGCTGCCGGTGCGGGTGCGGCTGGGAGTCACGCGGGAGCAGGACGTGCTGCGCATCCTGGTGGAGAACACCGGCGTGTGGGCGCCGCCCGCCCGGGAGATGGGCCCCGAGGGCACGGGCACCGGCCTTCGCAACGTGCGCGAGCGGCTGGCCCAGCTCTACGCGGAGCGCGCGCGACTGGAGACCTCCGAGGAGGAGGGCTGGGTGCGCGTCCGCGTGGAGCTGCCCGCCCAGGAGTGGACCCCGATTCTCGCCGAGGAGTCACATGACGCACCCGCTGCGCGCGTTGCTGGTGGATGA
- a CDS encoding pyridoxal phosphate-dependent aminotransferase codes for MPHPLPTRRALLAGAAAALVVRPELSMAAPAPRKNWSQDPVRLFFNENRYGPCEGALRVMRESLHLSSRYASQDRVDALKRLIAEQEGLTSEHVLLTAGAFEALVLIANEFASGGGGVICPDPSFPIVATYAERAGGKVQRVPLDATMTHDLDALAARVDAGTKLVSVCNPNNPTGTIVDSGRLRAFCEAVAPRATVLVDEVYIQYLEPAPGLSMVDQVRAGKDVIITRSFSKIHGLAGMRVGYALAQPALVKKLSERQMTLPNAVSIEAALASLQDKAFVPRIRKLITDARRITTKALDTVGMKYVPGHANFVWMPLPPELLDLPVRFAPHGFHLTTQPNVPIAADAARLRLTVGTVEEMTAFAALLRSMLGR; via the coding sequence GTGCCCCACCCCCTTCCCACCCGCCGGGCCCTCCTCGCCGGCGCCGCCGCCGCGCTCGTGGTCCGCCCCGAGCTGTCGATGGCGGCGCCCGCCCCTCGCAAGAACTGGAGCCAGGACCCCGTCCGCCTCTTCTTCAACGAGAACCGCTACGGCCCCTGCGAGGGCGCCCTGCGGGTGATGCGCGAGTCGCTGCACCTCTCCAGCCGCTATGCCTCACAGGACCGCGTCGACGCGCTCAAGCGCCTCATCGCCGAGCAGGAGGGGCTGACGTCGGAGCACGTCCTGCTCACCGCGGGCGCCTTCGAGGCGCTGGTGCTCATCGCCAACGAGTTCGCGTCCGGAGGCGGCGGCGTCATCTGTCCCGACCCGTCCTTCCCCATCGTGGCCACCTACGCCGAGCGGGCCGGAGGCAAGGTCCAGCGGGTCCCCCTCGACGCCACGATGACGCACGACCTGGACGCGCTCGCGGCGCGCGTGGACGCGGGCACGAAGCTCGTCTCGGTCTGCAATCCCAACAACCCCACCGGCACCATCGTCGACTCGGGCCGGCTGCGCGCCTTCTGCGAGGCCGTGGCCCCCCGCGCCACCGTGCTGGTGGACGAGGTCTACATCCAATACCTGGAGCCCGCGCCGGGCCTCTCCATGGTCGACCAGGTGCGCGCGGGGAAGGACGTCATCATCACCCGCTCCTTCTCCAAGATTCACGGGCTCGCCGGCATGCGCGTGGGTTACGCGCTGGCCCAGCCCGCGCTCGTGAAGAAGCTCTCCGAGCGGCAGATGACGCTGCCCAACGCCGTGTCCATCGAGGCCGCGCTCGCCAGCCTCCAGGACAAGGCCTTCGTGCCGCGCATCCGCAAGCTCATCACCGACGCGCGCCGCATCACCACCAAGGCCCTGGACACCGTGGGGATGAAGTACGTGCCGGGCCACGCCAACTTCGTCTGGATGCCCCTGCCTCCGGAGCTGCTGGACCTGCCCGTGCGCTTCGCTCCCCACGGCTTCCACCTGACGACCCAGCCCAACGTCCCCATCGCCGCGGACGCCGCGCGCCTGCGGCTGACGGTGGGCACGGTGGAGGAGATGACCGCCTTCGCCGCGCTGCTGCGCTCGATGCTCGGGCGATGA
- a CDS encoding alpha/beta hydrolase, translating into MAPISSVDRGAAEAARRRAEAARIAAQAQAAAAKVKEKAAQKPQPQQTLTAFEGPRKVGAERLTGQKASPVAKGPLDAAPADPKARAGWWKQLSPTEQMQAVSSDPKKVGSLDGLPASVRDTANRQQLKNELTQLTAEADKAKKDYLDNRSLGDKLRDALRPGSAADEPAEKFLPEAKRHQLENARAVQKQLERTEKEVGSAQLLVYDSAFVKGEGRAAIVAGNLDTAKHVSVSVPGLNSDVRDYMDNITSDALNLHKAAGKEHGEVATVAWMGYDAPGFQNVASDNAAENGAKLLAADVAGIRASREGNQPHLTVIGHSYGSTTASIAADKNGLQADDLVLIGSPGAGSAKSVKDYDGPLANGHVWSGSASRDFVSWLNGSNLPGDPLGQDPTENLFGAKRFTAEATDRGDKSNFEDHSKYYRAGSESLGNLADIVTGNYGGVDSAKHRYGEHDWFKGNRVIDPETQRPVS; encoded by the coding sequence TCGAATCGCCGCCCAGGCGCAGGCCGCCGCCGCCAAGGTGAAGGAGAAGGCCGCGCAGAAGCCCCAGCCCCAGCAGACGCTCACCGCGTTCGAGGGGCCTCGGAAGGTGGGGGCGGAGCGGCTGACGGGACAGAAGGCCTCTCCCGTGGCCAAGGGCCCGCTCGACGCCGCGCCCGCGGACCCGAAGGCGCGCGCGGGCTGGTGGAAGCAGCTGTCCCCCACGGAGCAGATGCAGGCGGTCAGCTCGGACCCGAAGAAGGTCGGCTCCCTGGATGGCCTGCCCGCGTCCGTGCGTGACACCGCGAACCGCCAGCAGCTCAAGAACGAGCTGACCCAGCTCACCGCCGAGGCCGACAAGGCCAAGAAGGACTACCTGGACAACCGCTCGCTGGGAGACAAGCTGCGCGACGCGCTCCGCCCGGGCAGTGCCGCGGACGAGCCGGCCGAGAAGTTCCTCCCGGAGGCGAAGCGGCACCAGCTGGAGAACGCGCGGGCGGTGCAGAAGCAGCTGGAGCGGACGGAGAAGGAGGTCGGCTCCGCGCAGCTGCTCGTCTATGACTCCGCCTTCGTCAAGGGCGAGGGGCGCGCGGCCATCGTCGCCGGCAACCTGGACACGGCCAAGCACGTGTCGGTGAGCGTGCCCGGGCTCAACTCGGACGTGCGCGACTACATGGACAACATCACCAGCGACGCGCTGAACCTGCACAAGGCCGCGGGCAAGGAGCATGGCGAGGTCGCGACGGTGGCGTGGATGGGCTACGACGCGCCGGGCTTCCAGAACGTGGCGTCCGACAACGCCGCGGAGAATGGCGCGAAGCTGCTGGCCGCGGACGTGGCAGGCATCCGTGCCAGCCGCGAGGGCAACCAGCCCCACCTGACGGTGATTGGCCACAGCTACGGCAGCACCACCGCCTCCATCGCCGCGGACAAGAACGGCCTCCAGGCGGATGACCTGGTGCTCATCGGCAGCCCGGGCGCTGGCAGCGCGAAGTCGGTGAAGGACTACGACGGGCCGCTCGCCAACGGGCACGTCTGGTCCGGCTCGGCCAGCCGGGACTTCGTCTCCTGGCTCAACGGCAGCAACCTGCCGGGAGACCCGCTGGGCCAGGACCCGACCGAGAACCTGTTCGGCGCGAAGCGCTTCACCGCCGAGGCGACGGACCGCGGGGACAAGAGCAACTTCGAGGACCACTCCAAGTACTACCGCGCCGGCTCCGAGTCCCTGGGCAACCTGGCCGACATCGTCACCGGCAACTACGGCGGTGTGGACTCGGCGAAGCACCGCTACGGCGAGCACGACTGGTTCAAGGGCAACCGCGTCATCGACCCGGAGACCCAGCGCCCCGTGTCGTGA
- a CDS encoding LytR/AlgR family response regulator transcription factor encodes MTHPLRALLVDDERLARAELREMLTPFPHVKVVGEADSVASALARIDELKPELLFLDVQMPGESGFDLLARLPEPRLEVIFVTAFDAHALRAFEVNALDYLLKPVHPERLARTLARLEDAEKDKPAAAQAPSRHKLTETDMLFLENGAKSRFVRVDQLVCLRGAGDYVELVTVDGTCTLSPRPLKEWETRLPERTFARIHRSALVNLTLVERVDRGLGGGGDVYLRGVESPLPLSRSYAAVLKERFG; translated from the coding sequence ATGACGCACCCGCTGCGCGCGTTGCTGGTGGATGACGAACGGCTGGCGCGCGCCGAGCTGCGCGAGATGCTGACGCCCTTCCCCCACGTGAAGGTGGTGGGCGAGGCGGACAGCGTGGCCAGCGCGCTCGCGCGAATCGACGAGCTGAAGCCGGAGCTCTTGTTCCTGGACGTGCAGATGCCGGGGGAGAGTGGGTTCGACCTGCTCGCCCGGCTGCCCGAGCCTCGCCTGGAGGTCATCTTCGTGACGGCCTTCGACGCGCACGCGCTCCGGGCGTTCGAGGTCAATGCGCTCGACTACCTGCTCAAGCCCGTGCACCCGGAGCGGCTGGCCCGGACGCTGGCGCGACTGGAGGACGCGGAGAAGGACAAGCCGGCTGCCGCGCAAGCGCCCTCGCGCCACAAGCTGACCGAGACGGACATGTTGTTCCTGGAGAACGGTGCCAAGTCGCGCTTCGTGCGGGTGGACCAGCTGGTCTGCCTGCGCGGCGCGGGCGACTACGTGGAGCTGGTGACGGTGGACGGGACGTGCACGCTCTCGCCTCGGCCCCTGAAGGAGTGGGAGACCCGGCTGCCGGAGCGGACCTTCGCGCGCATCCACCGCTCCGCCCTGGTCAACCTGACGCTCGTCGAGCGCGTGGACCGGGGCCTTGGCGGTGGCGGCGACGTGTACCTGCGCGGCGTCGAGTCACCGCTGCCGCTCAGCCGCAGCTACGCGGCCGTGCTCAAGGAGCGCTTCGGCTGA
- a CDS encoding NAD-dependent epimerase/dehydratase family protein, producing MKTLVTGASGFLGRNLLEVLGDDAVALVRSPLDTPAQQISGTPMEPDAWLSQAKGTRVVIHAAGMVHHSRHHAEEMVRFNIESSLAMVRAARALDARMVLVSTSGTVGCFPHATIEADEHSLYAEGVVGRWPYYLSKIRAEEQSRKLAKQLGVELTVVRPPVLLGPGDTLGRSTTNVARVLNGRLPFIPAGGIAFTDVRDVAHALARLARRDTWRDTYHLPGTSLSLRTFFERVGEVAGIKVDKPDVPTLVVQGLAKLGSKVPLKKLPDPVVLEMSTCHWGFKTLWSHEELDYQPRAHRQTLSDTVAWLRQSQPRA from the coding sequence GTGAAGACGCTCGTCACGGGTGCCAGCGGCTTTCTGGGACGCAACCTGCTGGAGGTGCTGGGCGACGACGCGGTGGCGCTGGTGCGCTCGCCGCTCGACACCCCGGCCCAGCAGATATCGGGCACGCCGATGGAGCCCGACGCGTGGCTGTCCCAGGCGAAGGGCACGCGCGTGGTGATTCACGCGGCGGGCATGGTGCACCACAGCCGGCACCACGCCGAGGAGATGGTGCGCTTCAACATCGAGAGCTCGCTGGCGATGGTGCGCGCGGCGAGGGCGCTCGACGCCCGGATGGTGCTGGTGTCGACGTCCGGCACCGTGGGCTGCTTCCCCCACGCCACCATCGAGGCGGACGAACACTCGCTCTACGCGGAGGGCGTCGTCGGCCGCTGGCCCTACTACCTGTCGAAGATTCGCGCCGAGGAGCAGTCGCGCAAGCTCGCGAAGCAGCTGGGCGTGGAGCTGACGGTGGTGCGGCCTCCGGTGCTGCTCGGCCCGGGCGACACGCTGGGCCGCTCGACGACCAACGTCGCGCGCGTGCTCAACGGCCGGCTGCCCTTCATCCCCGCGGGCGGCATCGCCTTCACCGACGTGCGCGACGTGGCGCACGCGCTCGCGCGGCTGGCCAGGCGCGACACCTGGCGCGACACGTACCACCTGCCCGGGACGTCCCTGTCCCTGCGCACCTTCTTCGAGCGCGTGGGCGAGGTCGCTGGCATCAAGGTGGACAAGCCCGACGTGCCCACGCTCGTCGTGCAGGGCCTGGCGAAGCTGGGCTCGAAGGTGCCGCTCAAGAAGCTGCCGGACCCCGTCGTGCTCGAGATGTCCACGTGCCACTGGGGCTTCAAGACCCTGTGGAGCCACGAGGAGCTCGACTACCAGCCGCGCGCCCACCGCCAGACGCTGAGCGACACGGTGGCGTGGCTGCGGCAGTCCCAGCCCCGCGCCTGA